In Candidatus Binatia bacterium, one DNA window encodes the following:
- the rplM gene encoding 50S ribosomal protein L13, translating into MTREDALAQRRWLVVDAEGRALGRVATQVANLLRGKGKPFFSPHIDCGDFVVVVNAAKVRLTGRKATDKIYYRHTEYPGGLRATTAGRLLEEKPERLVRGAVQGMLPKNRLSRRLITKLKVYPGAEHPHGAQQATPVPAQD; encoded by the coding sequence ATGACCCGGGAGGACGCGCTTGCGCAGCGGCGCTGGCTCGTCGTCGATGCCGAAGGGCGTGCGCTCGGTCGCGTCGCGACGCAGGTGGCGAACCTGCTGCGGGGCAAGGGCAAGCCGTTCTTCTCGCCGCACATCGATTGCGGTGACTTCGTCGTGGTGGTGAACGCGGCGAAGGTCCGTCTGACCGGACGCAAGGCGACCGACAAGATCTACTACCGCCACACGGAGTACCCGGGCGGCCTGCGCGCCACCACGGCCGGGCGCCTGCTCGAGGAGAAGCCGGAGCGGCTCGTGCGCGGGGCGGTGCAGGGCATGCTGCCGAAGAACCGTCTCTCCCGCCGGCTGATCACGAAGCTGAAGGTGTATCCCGGTGCGGAGCATCCGCACGGCGCGCAGCAGGCGACGCCGGTCCCAGCGCAGGATTGA
- a CDS encoding HU family DNA-binding protein → MTKADLIEAMAGKIDLPKATAERAVNLIFDDIIAALKNNDKVNISGFGTFTVSQRKARQGRNPKTGETIEIQASRSAKFKPGKVLKDALN, encoded by the coding sequence ATGACCAAGGCGGATCTGATCGAGGCGATGGCGGGCAAGATCGATCTACCCAAGGCCACGGCGGAGCGCGCCGTCAACCTGATCTTCGACGACATCATCGCGGCCCTCAAGAACAACGACAAGGTCAACATCTCCGGCTTCGGTACGTTCACCGTCTCGCAGCGAAAGGCCCGCCAGGGTCGCAACCCGAAGACCGGGGAGACCATCGAGATCCAGGCCTCCCGGTCCGCCAAGTTCAAGCCCGGCAAGGTCCTCAAGGACGCGCTGAACTGA
- the rpsI gene encoding 30S ribosomal protein S9 — protein MTQQGQVFQATGKRKCAIAQVRLRPGEGRIVVNDRPLEDYFGRETSRMIVNQPFEVTEIQGRFDVSVNVRGGGVSAQASAIRHGIARALLQVDENLRSPLKRAGYLTRDSREVERKKYGRHKARKRPQYSKR, from the coding sequence ATGACACAGCAGGGTCAAGTCTTTCAGGCCACCGGCAAGCGCAAGTGCGCGATCGCCCAGGTCCGGCTGCGTCCGGGCGAGGGGCGCATCGTGGTGAACGATCGTCCGCTCGAGGACTACTTCGGGCGCGAGACGTCGCGCATGATCGTCAACCAGCCGTTCGAGGTCACCGAGATCCAGGGACGCTTCGACGTCTCGGTGAACGTCCGCGGCGGCGGCGTGTCGGCGCAGGCGTCGGCGATCCGGCACGGCATCGCCCGTGCGCTGCTCCAGGTCGACGAGAACCTGCGCAGCCCGTTGAAGCGCGCCGGCTACCTGACGCGCGACTCGCGCGAGGTCGAGCGGAAGAAGTACGGCCGCCACAAGGCGCGCAAGCGGCCGCAGTACTCGAAGCGCTGA
- the lptG gene encoding LPS export ABC transporter permease LptG has product MFGSAWLPTISRYLLREFGRAFSLCLAAFVGLYLCVDFFERFPGFLSHNAPTRLIILYFVLKIPLILTQMTPVAVLAGMLLSLGNLARRSELMAMRSCGVSLWQIGGPLVMACLVISLLTLAWSEYVVPGASMQAHYVDRVQIKNKKFRGHFNEAEIWYHGSNGFTNIDRYDANRNEIYGLTRYEFDPSFELRRIVEVPVATWTGDGWRATEVEEIRFGPDGAVETARLPESEFRIDETPEDFTAVHREPEDLSYRSLAREIHDLRRKGIDTTEAKVDLWLKLAVPFISVVMALIAIPLASRHSRGSGMAASVGAALVVGFAYWVVLALSTSLGKGGVLPAPLAAWSANIIFGAIGVIFFLGSE; this is encoded by the coding sequence ATGTTCGGCTCCGCCTGGCTGCCCACCATTTCCCGCTATCTGCTGCGGGAGTTCGGACGCGCGTTCTCGCTGTGCCTCGCGGCCTTCGTCGGGCTCTACCTGTGCGTCGACTTCTTCGAGCGCTTCCCCGGCTTTCTCAGCCACAACGCGCCGACGCGGCTCATCATCCTGTACTTCGTCCTCAAGATCCCGCTGATCCTCACGCAGATGACGCCGGTCGCCGTGCTCGCCGGGATGCTGCTGAGCCTCGGCAACCTCGCACGACGCAGCGAGCTCATGGCGATGCGCTCGTGCGGCGTGAGCCTGTGGCAGATCGGCGGACCGCTCGTGATGGCCTGTCTCGTGATCTCCCTGCTCACGCTCGCGTGGAGCGAGTACGTCGTGCCCGGGGCGTCGATGCAGGCTCACTACGTCGACCGTGTCCAGATCAAGAACAAGAAATTCCGCGGCCACTTCAACGAGGCCGAGATCTGGTACCACGGCTCGAACGGCTTCACGAACATCGACCGCTACGACGCCAACCGCAACGAGATCTACGGCTTGACGCGCTACGAGTTCGACCCCTCGTTCGAGCTGCGTAGGATCGTCGAGGTGCCGGTCGCGACCTGGACCGGCGACGGCTGGCGCGCGACGGAGGTCGAGGAGATCCGCTTCGGTCCGGACGGCGCGGTGGAGACGGCGCGTCTCCCGGAGTCCGAGTTCCGGATCGACGAGACGCCGGAGGACTTCACCGCCGTCCACCGCGAGCCCGAGGATCTGAGCTACCGGTCGCTCGCGCGCGAGATCCACGACCTGCGCCGCAAGGGCATCGACACCACCGAGGCGAAGGTCGACCTGTGGCTCAAGCTCGCGGTGCCGTTCATCAGCGTGGTGATGGCGCTGATCGCGATCCCGCTCGCGTCGCGGCACAGCCGCGGGTCCGGCATGGCGGCGAGCGTCGGGGCGGCGCTGGTGGTCGGCTTCGCCTACTGGGTGGTGCTCGCGCTGTCGACGAGCCTCGGCAAGGGCGGGGTGCTGCCGGCGCCGCTTGCGGCGTGGAGCGCGAACATCATCTTCGGCGCGATCGGGGTGATCTTCTTCCTCGGCTCGGAGTGA
- the rlmB gene encoding 23S rRNA (guanosine(2251)-2'-O)-methyltransferase RlmB yields MLPDAPSGVKLDARRGDARGRYVAPGTHAALAFIESRPRDVERVLLAGDASADLIRRIGRAGVATEQVERSVLERAAGGVPHQGIVALGRAPAGIPLEALIEERPDLVLVLDEVTDPRNVGAILRSAEAAGAGGVLLARDRAPHLSPALVKAAAGAVEWLRLVRVVNVARAVDALRDAGYWTIGLAGEAEVDLFSPGAVPGLPVALVVGSEGEGIRPLVRRSCHRLVRIPMRGRVESLNVSVAAAVALFEIRRAHPD; encoded by the coding sequence ATGCTACCCGACGCCCCTAGTGGTGTAAAACTTGACGCTCGGCGCGGTGATGCGCGTGGCCGCTACGTCGCGCCGGGCACGCACGCGGCGCTCGCCTTCATCGAGTCGCGTCCCCGGGACGTCGAGCGGGTGCTGCTCGCGGGCGATGCGAGCGCGGATCTGATTCGCCGCATCGGGCGCGCGGGGGTCGCGACCGAGCAGGTCGAGCGGTCGGTGCTCGAGCGTGCCGCGGGCGGCGTGCCGCACCAGGGGATCGTGGCGCTCGGACGGGCCCCCGCCGGTATCCCGCTCGAAGCCCTGATCGAAGAGCGTCCCGACCTCGTGCTGGTGCTCGACGAGGTGACCGATCCGCGCAACGTCGGCGCGATCTTGCGCTCGGCCGAGGCGGCGGGGGCGGGCGGCGTGCTGCTGGCCCGCGACCGCGCCCCGCACCTGTCGCCCGCGCTGGTCAAGGCGGCGGCCGGGGCGGTCGAGTGGCTGCGCCTGGTCCGCGTGGTGAACGTGGCGCGGGCGGTCGACGCGCTGCGGGACGCCGGCTACTGGACGATCGGCCTCGCCGGCGAGGCCGAGGTGGACCTGTTCTCGCCGGGCGCGGTGCCCGGGCTGCCGGTCGCGCTGGTGGTGGGATCGGAGGGCGAAGGGATCCGGCCGCTGGTCCGCCGGTCCTGCCATCGGTTGGTGCGCATCCCGATGCGCGGGCGCGT
- the lptF gene encoding LPS export ABC transporter permease LptF produces the protein MGRTLHRYIFLQVLAPFAAGLALFTFILLIARIMKLVEMVVNRGVPALEILRVFSYILPAFLEVTVPMALLLACLLACGRLSADSEITAMKAAGLSLYQIAAPIGVFAVLVFILSLFLSMYARPWGNSALKSAIFDLARTRATVGLKEHVFNDEFKGLMIYVEEIEPPGNYLERILISDRRQAGEENTVVAKRGVLIADEDNRSVNLRLFDGVIFTSRASERGYHKTDFTTYDVSLDLNEALGRLEMREREPSELPLAELRERITTLQSEGQPARAERVELARRFSIPFAALVFAVIGVPLGLQPVRAVRSRGLAVSLVIILAYYLMLSAAETLGTQGKAPIRLALWTPNIVLAVIGVVLFVRQAQELSGPAEGFFARFTDAAVGRLATALRRAG, from the coding sequence ATGGGGCGCACGCTTCACCGTTACATCTTTCTGCAGGTACTCGCGCCGTTCGCCGCCGGCCTCGCCCTCTTCACATTCATCCTGCTGATCGCACGCATCATGAAGCTGGTCGAGATGGTGGTGAACCGGGGGGTTCCCGCGCTCGAAATCCTGCGTGTGTTCTCGTACATCCTGCCCGCCTTCCTCGAGGTCACGGTGCCGATGGCGCTGCTGCTCGCCTGCCTGCTGGCCTGCGGGCGGCTCTCGGCCGACAGCGAGATCACCGCGATGAAGGCCGCCGGGCTCAGCCTATACCAGATCGCGGCGCCGATCGGGGTGTTCGCCGTGCTGGTGTTCATCCTGTCGCTCTTCCTCTCGATGTATGCCCGCCCGTGGGGCAACTCCGCGCTCAAGAGCGCGATCTTCGACCTCGCCCGAACGCGGGCGACGGTCGGCCTCAAGGAGCACGTCTTCAACGACGAGTTCAAAGGCCTGATGATCTACGTCGAGGAGATCGAGCCGCCCGGGAACTACCTCGAGCGGATCCTGATCTCCGACCGGCGCCAGGCCGGCGAAGAGAACACCGTGGTCGCGAAGCGCGGCGTGCTGATCGCCGACGAGGACAATCGCTCGGTGAACCTGCGCCTCTTCGACGGCGTCATCTTCACCAGCCGCGCCAGCGAGAGGGGCTACCACAAGACCGACTTCACGACGTACGACGTGAGCCTCGACCTCAACGAGGCGCTCGGGCGGCTCGAGATGCGCGAGCGTGAGCCCAGCGAGCTGCCGCTCGCGGAGCTGCGCGAGCGCATCACGACGCTGCAGTCCGAGGGTCAGCCGGCGCGCGCCGAGCGCGTCGAGCTCGCGCGCCGCTTCTCGATCCCGTTCGCGGCGCTCGTCTTCGCCGTGATCGGCGTCCCGCTCGGACTGCAGCCGGTGCGCGCCGTGCGCTCGCGCGGGCTCGCCGTGAGCCTCGTCATCATCCTCGCGTACTATCTCATGCTGTCCGCTGCGGAGACCCTCGGCACGCAGGGCAAGGCGCCGATCCGGCTCGCGCTGTGGACGCCGAACATCGTGCTCGCGGTGATCGGCGTCGTGCTCTTCGTCCGCCAGGCGCAGGAGCTGAGCGGCCCCGCGGAGGGCTTCTTCGCACGCTTCACCGACGCGGCCGTCGGTCGGCTCGCGACCGCGCTCCGGCGAGCAGGCTGA